GAAATAATAAATCATTATACAAATTTAGTTAAATTTAAAAAGGCTATTTTAAGTGGAAATTATGTGTTAGCTTATGAATTAGCAAATAAATATCCTCTTTTAAAAGAGACAAAATATTATGAAATTTTAGAAAAAAAATGGGAGTTAAGTTTGGAAAAAGCATTAAAATTGCTAAAAGAAGGAAAAATTATACAGGCAAAAGAAGTTTTACAACCATTTAGAGGAGTATCATCGAAATTAGAATTAATTGAATTAGTTTTAAAAAAATATGAATTAATATTTTTACTTAAAGAAAAATTAGCAAAAAGAGATTTTAAAGGTTTTTTTGATTTAATAAAGAATCATCCTGAGTTAAAAGAGACAAAAGAATATAAAAAAGTAATAGAGTATGCTAATAGACTTTATGAAAAAGCAAAAGAATATTTAAAAAATGAAGAATTTGAAAAAGCAAAAAAAATAGCCTTAACACTTTCTCAAATACCTCCTTTTGAGGAAAAAGCTGAAAAAATTCTAAGAAGAATAGAAATTATTTTAAGACTTTTATCATTTATTTCAAATAAAGAGTATGAAAAGGTCTTTGAATATGTAAGGTTATATCCATTTTTAAAAGAGTTAAAAAGTTATAAAGAGTTTATTAAAGAGTATGAAGAGAATGTATTTAAAGCTGAGGTTTTAATGAGCAAAGGAAAAAAAGAAGAAGCAAATAAACTTTTAAATAGTTATAACAATAGGTTTACATCAAAAAGAATAGAAAAGATAAAATCTTTATTTTAACTCTCCCCATCTTTTAGCAAAACTAATTCCTACCTTTAAAGGCACTTCAAGTTTTATTGCATTTTCCATAATTTCTTTGTATTCATATGCTTGATTTTTATTATCAATTTCAAAAATTAATTCATCGTGTATTTGCAAAATCATTTTTGAAGAAGGAAATTTATTTTTTATATCTATCATTGCTTTTTTAATAATGTCAGCTGCACTCCCTTGAAAAATAGTATTTACTGCTTCTCTTTCATATGCTGCAAGTGTTCTTGCATTTGCTGAGTTGAAATCAAAAAATCTTCTTCTTTTAAAAAGAGTTTCTACATATCCTTTCTTTCGTGCCTCAACTTTTGTTTTTTCAATAAAATCTTTAACAGTTGAGAAGTTTTCAAAATATTTTTCTATGAATTTTTTTGCTTCTTTAGTAGATACATTTATTGTTTCACTAAGTTTTTTAGGTCCCATTCCATAAATAAGACCAAAATTTATTGATTTTGCAATACTTCTATACTCTTTGGCGTTGTCTTTCCCAAATATTTTAGCTGCTGTTTCAAGGTGAATATCTTTATCATTTAAAAAAGCTTCTATTAAATGAGGGTCTTTACTAAAATGAGCAAGAAGTCTAAGTTCGATTTGTGAATAATCTAAACTTACAAATAGCTTATCAGTTATAAAAGCATTTCTAATGTTTATTTCAGTTGAAGTTGGAATGTTTTGTAAATTTGGATTTTTAGAAGATAATCTTCCAGTTGCAGTACCTGTTTGTAGGAAGTTTGTATATACTTTTTGGTTTTTATCTTTTTTTGCATATTCTTTTAGAGGTATAATATATGTAGTTAGTAATTTATCAAACTTTCTATATTCAAGTAATTTTTCAATTATAGGATGAGTGTTTTTTAGAGAATTTAATACTTTCTCATCAGTGGAATATCCTGTTTTTGTTTTTTTCTTTACAGGTAATTTTAATACTTCAAATAAAATATTACTAAGTTGTTTAGGGCTTTTTATATTAAATTCACTTCCAGCTAAATTGTAAATTTCTTTTGTTAAACTTTCAAGTTTTTGAGTTAATTCTTTTTGTAATTTTTCAAGATATTCAATATCAACTTTAATTCCTTCTTTTTCCATATCAATTAAAATATTAATTAAAGGCATCTCAATATTTTCTATATCCCATTTTACTTCTTCCCATGTTTTTTCTTTTAATACCTCATAAAGTTTTAATGTAATAATTGCATCTTCACTTGCATATTTAGCAGCAGTCTTAATATCAATTTCTGAGAAATTTTGATTTTTTCCTACTATTTCTTTATATTTGATGTTTTGATGATTAAGATATCTTTTTGCTAAACTATCAAGTCCTACTGGTGAGTCTGGGTCTATAATCCATCCTAAAATCATTGTATCTGCAAAAGGTGTTGGAGTTTTTATTTTATAATTTTTTAACATTTTAAAATCAAATTTTAAGTTATGGCCTATTACTTTTTTTTCTAAAATTTTTTCTATTGCTTTTAGGGCTATTTTTTCATCTATTTGTTTAGAAACACCTAAATAAAAATGATTAATTGGTACATAATAAGCTTTATTTTCTTCAAAAGCAAAACTAAATCCAACAATTTTAGGGTTTTCAAGAGAAGTTGTTTCTGTGTCAAATGAAACTATATTATCCTCAATTTTATCTAT
This Caminibacter mediatlanticus TB-2 DNA region includes the following protein-coding sequences:
- the polA gene encoding DNA polymerase I, with translation MPTLTIIDTFGFLFRNFYALPPLKSKKGIPTGMITGFMNFIASLGKEFPTDYVVFTLDSKEKDTFRKEIFKDYKANRPEAPEDLKVQLPIAIGLIKEMGFKMIEMPGFESDDIIASLAKKAANDGIKVKIVSHDKDMYQLIDDDKIVIFDPIKKIEINEEKCKEKFGVHPKYFKDFQALVGDSSDNIPGVKGIGVKTAAKLINEYKNLENIYENIDKIKGALQKKLIEGKENAFLSRELVTLKTDLFENINLEEFKYPEINPILKVADKLIDLDITSVIDRVKKNGLFVKTKEPTKQIEFEAIILENEKELFEIIDKIEDNIVSFDTETTSLENPKIVGFSFAFEENKAYYVPINHFYLGVSKQIDEKIALKAIEKILEKKVIGHNLKFDFKMLKNYKIKTPTPFADTMILGWIIDPDSPVGLDSLAKRYLNHQNIKYKEIVGKNQNFSEIDIKTAAKYASEDAIITLKLYEVLKEKTWEEVKWDIENIEMPLINILIDMEKEGIKVDIEYLEKLQKELTQKLESLTKEIYNLAGSEFNIKSPKQLSNILFEVLKLPVKKKTKTGYSTDEKVLNSLKNTHPIIEKLLEYRKFDKLLTTYIIPLKEYAKKDKNQKVYTNFLQTGTATGRLSSKNPNLQNIPTSTEINIRNAFITDKLFVSLDYSQIELRLLAHFSKDPHLIEAFLNDKDIHLETAAKIFGKDNAKEYRSIAKSINFGLIYGMGPKKLSETINVSTKEAKKFIEKYFENFSTVKDFIEKTKVEARKKGYVETLFKRRRFFDFNSANARTLAAYEREAVNTIFQGSAADIIKKAMIDIKNKFPSSKMILQIHDELIFEIDNKNQAYEYKEIMENAIKLEVPLKVGISFAKRWGELK